In Peptostreptococcus equinus, the DNA window AGTATACACATGAAAAACTTTCTGAATGCTATACTTATTAAAACTATGGTAATAGTCCACGCAAATAAATCTGCTGTATTAAAGTATATTTTTGCATTATACAAGTTTTCTCCAATAGAAACTTGAGGATTTGCTATTAATTCTGCTGCTATGCCCGCTTTCCAACATAGTCCCAGTGATGTATTACATCCCGCCTCTATGTAAGGTATTAAATGGCTTAAATAAATATATCGTATCTTATTATAAATTGATATATTATAAACCTTAGACAAATCTATCATATCTTTTGATATTGAATTAATACCTGAGCATAAATTTTTATAAATAATTGGAAAAACCATTAAAAAACTTATAAATAATGATAAATATTGACTAGATAACCATATTAACAAAAGTATTATAAATGATACTACAGGTACAGTATGGGCCATAACTACAATAGGCTCAAGTAAAATTGAAAACACCTTACTTTTGTGTGAAATAAATGAAATTAAACTAGAAAACATTAGCGCTAGTAAAAATCCTCCTGATATTTTTATAAATGAATTAAGTAAAGATCGCCAATAACATACTTCTTTAATTAATTCTATCAATCTAGTCAAAGTAGAAATAGGAGATGCCAAAAGCATCTCCTCATTTACCAATACGCTAGCAATATGCCAGATTACTATCCAAAATAGAATAGCCCATATAAAATATTTTTTGCTATCATTTTGTGTAATAGAAATCTTCACCTGGCATTTTACCCCCTATCATATCCTTATTTTCTTTGTTTAATATTTCCAAATAAGCTTTCATAGAATCTTTCATTTCTTTACCATCTATATATTTAATATTAGATTTTGGTATAGCCAACTTTGCTACAGCCTCTGGTACTATTTTATTTTGTCCTATTAGCTTAGCCGATTTTTCTATATCAGTATTTGTATATTCCATAGATTTTTTATATTCCTCCATAAATAATTTCACTTGATCTGGATGTTTTTCAGCAAAATCTGTTCTTACAACCATTACTCCAGTAATCATAGAATTCTTTGTATCAGGATTGGCAACATACCATTCCTTTGTCATATCTGCAAATACATTTATATCTTTATTCTTTAGTCTTGCCGCACTTACAAAAGGCTCTGGTAACATCGCTACAGCATTTTTATTCTTTTCTAATGCTGCCAGACACTCTGTATGTTCTTGCTTATATTCTATATTTACATCTATTTGAGGATCTATATTATATGATTTTAATACACTATTTAACACTATTTCAGGAGTTGCACCCTTTCCACTTAGATATATTGTCTTACCTCTAAGATCTGGTATTGATTTAATATTCCCACTTTGATCTACCATATATAAAACACCTAAAGTATTTATAGCCATTACCTGAACCTTACCCTTTGTCTTATTATACAATACAGACGCTAGATTAGAAGGTATAGCTGCCATATCTACTTTGCCCTTTATTATCAATGGACTGATCTCATCAATAGAATTTGAAATCTTTATATCATATTTTTTATCCTTTTTATTTTTCTGATCATCTATAAGCTTTACTATACCCATTCCTGTAGGTCCTTTTAATGCTTGTACTTTTACAAGTTGATCAGCCTTAATATTTTTCGAATCGGACTTTTGTACATTATTTTTGTCTTCTTTAGAGCAAGCACTCAAAGTTGTTATTACAATTGCAAAAGTTATTAGTAATGATAAAAATTTCTTAAATCTATTCATTTTTTTCTCCTTCATAAAATATTTGTATATAAATTAAATTATAGC includes these proteins:
- a CDS encoding ABC transporter permease, which produces MKISITQNDSKKYFIWAILFWIVIWHIASVLVNEEMLLASPISTLTRLIELIKEVCYWRSLLNSFIKISGGFLLALMFSSLISFISHKSKVFSILLEPIVVMAHTVPVVSFIILLLIWLSSQYLSLFISFLMVFPIIYKNLCSGINSISKDMIDLSKVYNISIYNKIRYIYLSHLIPYIEAGCNTSLGLCWKAGIAAELIANPQVSIGENLYNAKIYFNTADLFAWTITIVLISIAFRKFFMCILNNIFIFLLNN
- a CDS encoding ABC transporter substrate-binding protein; this encodes MNRFKKFLSLLITFAIVITTLSACSKEDKNNVQKSDSKNIKADQLVKVQALKGPTGMGIVKLIDDQKNKKDKKYDIKISNSIDEISPLIIKGKVDMAAIPSNLASVLYNKTKGKVQVMAINTLGVLYMVDQSGNIKSIPDLRGKTIYLSGKGATPEIVLNSVLKSYNIDPQIDVNIEYKQEHTECLAALEKNKNAVAMLPEPFVSAARLKNKDINVFADMTKEWYVANPDTKNSMITGVMVVRTDFAEKHPDQVKLFMEEYKKSMEYTNTDIEKSAKLIGQNKIVPEAVAKLAIPKSNIKYIDGKEMKDSMKAYLEILNKENKDMIGGKMPGEDFYYTK